The proteins below come from a single Pirellulales bacterium genomic window:
- a CDS encoding SDR family NAD(P)-dependent oxidoreductase, with the protein MKLTGNTIFITGGGSGIGRGLAEALHKRGNQVIIAGRRKGRLTEVASANPGMRWVELDIEDPASISAVAGRLITEHPKLNVLINNAGVMHIDDVSAAIDEKLLVTTLTTNVGGPCSINRPA; encoded by the coding sequence ATGAAACTCACCGGCAACACGATCTTCATCACCGGCGGCGGATCCGGCATCGGCCGCGGCCTGGCCGAAGCCCTCCACAAACGCGGCAATCAGGTGATCATCGCCGGCCGACGAAAGGGGCGCCTCACCGAGGTCGCCAGCGCCAACCCTGGCATGCGGTGGGTCGAGCTGGACATTGAAGACCCCGCCAGCATCTCCGCCGTCGCCGGCAGGCTCATCACGGAGCACCCGAAGCTCAACGTGCTGATCAACAATGCCGGCGTCATGCACATTGACGACGTGTCCGCCGCGATTGACGAGAAGTTGCTGGTCACGACGCTCACGACGAACGTCGGCGGACCGTGTTCAATCAATCGACCGGCTTGA
- a CDS encoding nuclear transport factor 2 family protein translates to MSQTTQERNKALVLEAFDTLFNKRDYVAAERYWSPTYIQHSAHIEPGRDGLFNLIKSSPPTLKYEPGMIVADGDVVIIHGRFSGMGRPANWIAADIVRIEDGVLVERWDVLQDEATGEQSKSGRPMFGDSFPIS, encoded by the coding sequence ATGAGTCAGACGACACAGGAGAGGAATAAGGCACTGGTCCTCGAGGCCTTCGACACGTTGTTCAACAAGCGGGACTACGTCGCGGCAGAGCGCTACTGGTCGCCCACATACATCCAGCACAGCGCCCACATCGAGCCGGGCCGCGATGGCCTCTTCAACCTCATCAAGAGTAGTCCACCCACGCTTAAGTATGAACCGGGGATGATTGTGGCCGATGGTGACGTCGTGATCATCCACGGGCGATTCTCGGGCATGGGCCGGCCCGCGAATTGGATTGCGGCGGACATCGTTCGGATCGAGGATGGGGTTCTTGTCGAGCGTTGGGATGTTCTTCAGGACGAGGCGACAGGGGAACAATCCAAGAGCGGCAGGCCGATGTTCGGCGACTCGTTTCCAATCTCGTGA
- a CDS encoding zinc-dependent alcohol dehydrogenase family protein produces MRAVQLMAYGNPVEGLKLVDIPAPDGPGPNQVLIGVEFCPINPSDLLLATGIYALRPALPTVIGNEGVGRILDVGPGVRNVKVGDRVLPPLSSFTWREQMVISADGLFALPPDADARQSAMLSINPPTAALLLSEYVNLKPGEWVVQNAANSGVGRWVIAFAKRRGLKTVNIVRRQELVPELEAIGGDLVVVDSPDVSERIKAAVDHAELRLALDGVSGLATGVLAATLSPRGTLVSFAAMSLNPMSISPLDIIFKPVAVRGFFMGHPEFAAKLAPAAGQAAEMIASGQVHVPVAATYALSSIKEAVAHAQRGGKILLDVAGTDG; encoded by the coding sequence ATGCGCGCTGTTCAACTTATGGCTTATGGCAACCCCGTCGAGGGACTTAAACTGGTCGACATTCCGGCGCCCGACGGTCCCGGCCCGAACCAGGTCCTCATCGGCGTCGAGTTTTGTCCAATCAACCCGAGCGATCTGTTGCTTGCAACGGGCATTTATGCGTTGCGCCCCGCGCTTCCGACCGTCATCGGCAATGAAGGCGTCGGCCGCATTCTCGATGTGGGTCCGGGGGTGCGGAACGTCAAGGTCGGCGACCGGGTTCTGCCGCCGCTCTCCAGCTTCACCTGGCGGGAGCAAATGGTCATTTCCGCAGACGGACTTTTCGCCCTGCCTCCTGATGCGGACGCGCGGCAATCGGCGATGCTTTCCATCAATCCCCCGACCGCCGCGCTGCTGCTCAGCGAGTATGTCAACCTGAAACCTGGCGAGTGGGTAGTGCAGAACGCCGCCAATTCCGGTGTCGGACGGTGGGTGATCGCCTTCGCGAAACGGCGCGGCCTGAAGACCGTCAACATCGTCCGGCGGCAAGAACTCGTGCCCGAGCTTGAGGCGATTGGCGGAGACCTCGTCGTCGTCGACTCTCCCGATGTTTCAGAAAGGATCAAAGCGGCTGTCGATCATGCTGAACTCCGCCTGGCGCTTGATGGTGTCAGCGGCCTGGCGACAGGGGTGCTCGCAGCGACGCTCTCGCCCCGCGGCACGCTCGTCAGCTTTGCGGCCATGAGCCTGAATCCGATGTCAATCAGCCCGCTGGACATTATCTTCAAGCCTGTCGCGGTGCGGGGCTTTTTCATGGGCCACCCGGAGTTTGCGGCGAAACTTGCACCAGCCGCAGGGCAGGCGGCGGAGATGATAGCGTCCGGCCAGGTTCACGTTCCCGTGGCGGCAACCTACGCCCTCTCGTCCATCAAGGAAGCCGTCGCGCATGCGCAACGCGGCGGAAAGATTCTTCTGGACGTAGCGGGAACCGATGGTTAG
- a CDS encoding SDR family oxidoreductase, producing MNEFQGKVALVTGGTSGIGRAAAIAYAREGAQVVVAGRRAAEGEETVRLVREQGREAMFVPSDVAQEAQVKNLIGRTLEQFGRLDFAFNNAGIEQTPTPFLEQAMETYDQVMDINVKGVWLSMKYEIPAMLKTGGGSIVNTSSGAGVIGMPGAEIYVASKHAVIGLTKSAALEFGKHGIRINAVLPAVIETDMSRRFFGEKPEARAAMEAMHPIGRIGTPEEIADAVIWLSSSKSSFVIGHSLLVDGGFTAQ from the coding sequence ATGAACGAATTTCAGGGAAAAGTGGCTCTCGTGACCGGCGGGACCTCAGGAATCGGCCGCGCCGCCGCCATCGCCTATGCCAGGGAAGGGGCCCAGGTGGTTGTTGCCGGCCGCCGAGCCGCCGAAGGCGAGGAAACAGTTCGACTCGTGCGCGAGCAGGGACGCGAAGCTATGTTCGTGCCGAGCGATGTGGCCCAGGAAGCGCAGGTAAAGAACCTCATCGGTCGCACCCTGGAACAGTTCGGCCGGCTCGACTTCGCCTTCAACAACGCGGGCATCGAGCAAACGCCGACGCCGTTTCTGGAGCAAGCAATGGAGACCTATGACCAGGTCATGGACATCAACGTGAAAGGGGTCTGGCTGAGCATGAAGTACGAAATCCCAGCCATGCTCAAGACCGGCGGCGGCTCCATTGTCAATACGTCTTCGGGGGCTGGAGTGATCGGCATGCCGGGCGCTGAAATCTACGTGGCTAGCAAGCATGCCGTCATCGGCTTAACGAAATCGGCCGCCCTGGAATTTGGGAAACACGGCATCCGCATCAATGCGGTGTTGCCCGCGGTGATCGAGACCGACATGTCGCGCCGTTTTTTCGGGGAGAAGCCCGAAGCTCGGGCCGCGATGGAGGCCATGCACCCAATCGGCCGAATCGGCACTCCGGAGGAAATCGCCGACGCCGTGATTTGGCTGTCCTCCAGCAAGTCCTCGTTCGTCATCGGCCACAGCTTGCTGGTCGACGGCGGGTTTACGGCTCAATAA
- a CDS encoding 3-oxoacyl-ACP reductase family protein encodes MSRTTQERPLAGKVALVTGGSRGIGAAIAKRLAADGASIAVTYSKGADAAASVVKVIERGGGKAIAIQADATDAAAVRNAVERTVMAFDRLDILVNNAGTAIPKTFEEATLEEMDRVIDINVRGVFVATQAALKHMKSGSRIIMIGSAVGERVAAPGLVPYAATKGAVKMFSQALAREIGSRGITVNNVQPGPIDTELNPATGDWAVPQKAATALDRYGHVDEIAAMVAFVAGPESSYVTGANLTVDGGMNA; translated from the coding sequence ATGTCACGGACTACTCAGGAAAGACCACTGGCAGGCAAGGTCGCGCTCGTCACCGGCGGTTCGCGCGGCATCGGCGCCGCGATCGCAAAGCGCCTGGCCGCGGACGGCGCCAGCATCGCCGTCACTTACTCCAAGGGCGCTGACGCAGCGGCGTCCGTCGTCAAAGTGATTGAACGCGGAGGCGGAAAGGCGATCGCGATCCAGGCCGATGCCACCGACGCCGCCGCAGTCCGCAACGCCGTCGAAAGGACGGTCATGGCATTCGACCGGCTCGACATTCTGGTGAACAATGCCGGGACGGCCATTCCGAAAACGTTCGAGGAGGCCACCCTGGAAGAGATGGATCGCGTGATCGACATCAACGTCCGCGGCGTATTCGTCGCGACGCAGGCGGCGCTGAAGCACATGAAGAGCGGCAGTCGCATCATCATGATCGGTTCGGCCGTGGGTGAGCGTGTGGCGGCGCCCGGGCTCGTCCCCTACGCGGCCACGAAGGGGGCCGTCAAGATGTTCAGTCAGGCGCTGGCCCGAGAAATCGGGAGCCGGGGCATCACGGTCAACAACGTGCAGCCGGGTCCGATTGACACGGAATTGAATCCCGCCACGGGCGATTGGGCGGTGCCGCAGAAGGCCGCCACAGCACTCGACCGCTACGGGCACGTTGATGAAATCGCTGCGATGGTGGCGTTCGTTGCCGGTCCAGAGTCTTCGTACGTGACCGGGGCGAATCTTACCGTGGATGGCGGAATGAATGCCTGA
- a CDS encoding TetR/AcrR family transcriptional regulator — MPSGRTRQFDVDEALDRALEVFWARGYEGATLPELTRAMGINRPSLYAAFGNKEQLFRKALNRYQTGPMSFLTEALRKPTARAVVEAIFSGFVRMQRDRDKARGCLVVSGALACGEEAETVRRELARLRQAIVATLRKRFERAVQDGDLPARTDCATLARYTATVLNGLAVQAASGTTQKELRLVAALAMQAWPS, encoded by the coding sequence GTGCCCTCGGGACGCACGCGACAGTTCGACGTGGATGAGGCACTGGACCGGGCACTGGAGGTGTTCTGGGCACGCGGGTACGAGGGCGCCACACTCCCGGAACTGACCAGGGCCATGGGGATCAACCGACCAAGCCTCTACGCCGCCTTCGGGAACAAGGAGCAGTTGTTCCGCAAGGCGCTCAACCGTTACCAAACGGGGCCCATGTCGTTCCTGACCGAGGCCCTGCGCAAGCCGACCGCTCGGGCGGTAGTTGAGGCAATTTTCTCGGGGTTCGTCAGAATGCAACGCGACCGCGACAAAGCACGCGGGTGCCTGGTCGTGTCCGGGGCACTCGCGTGCGGCGAGGAGGCGGAGACGGTGCGCCGGGAGTTGGCCCGATTGAGGCAAGCGATCGTAGCGACGTTACGCAAGCGATTCGAGCGGGCCGTGCAGGACGGCGATCTGCCAGCAAGGACCGATTGCGCGACGCTCGCGCGGTACACTGCCACGGTGCTGAACGGCCTGGCAGTTCAGGCGGCCAGCGGGACGACCCAAAAGGAGTTGCGGCTGGTTGCGGCGCTGGCCATGCAAGCATGGCCATCTTGA